A portion of the Saimiri boliviensis isolate mSaiBol1 chromosome 1, mSaiBol1.pri, whole genome shotgun sequence genome contains these proteins:
- the IRF1 gene encoding interferon regulatory factor 1, which yields MPITRMRMRPWLEMQINSNQIPGLIWINKEEMIFQIPWKHAAKHGWDINKDACLFRSWAIHTGRYKAGEKEPDPKTWKANFRCAMNSLPDIEEVKDQSRNKGSSAVRVYRMLPPLNKNQRKERKSKSSRDAKSKAKRKLCGDSSPDTFSDGLSSSTLPDDHSSYTTPGYMQDLEVERALTPALSSCGVSSTLPDWHIPVEVVPDSTSDLYNFQVSPMPSTSEAATDEDEEGKLPEDIMKLLEQSEWQPTNVDGKGYLLNEPGVQPTSVYGDFSCKEEPEVDSPGGDIGLSLQRVFTDLKNMDTTWLDSLFTPVRLPSIQAIPCAP from the exons ATGCCCATCACTCGGATGCGCATGAGACCCTGGCTAGAGATGCAGATTAATTCCAACCAAATCCCGGGGCTCATCTGGATTAATAAA GAGGAGATGATCTTCCAGATCCCATGGAAGCATGCCGCCAAGCATGGCTGGGACATCAACAAGGATGCCTGTTTGTTCCGGAGCTGGGCCATTCACACAG GCCGATACAAAGCAGGGGAAAAGGAGCCAGACCCCAAGACATGGAAGGCCAACTTTCGCTGTGCCATGAACTCCCTGCCAGATATTGAGGAGGTGAAGGACCAGAGCAGGAACAAGGGCAGCTCAGCTGTGCGGGTGTACCGGATGCTTCCACCTCTCAATAAGAACCAGAGAAAAG AAAGAAAGTCGAAGTCCAGCCGAGATGCTAAGAGCAAGGCCAAGAGGAAG TTATGTGGGGATTCCAGCCCTGATACCTTCTCTGATGGACTCAGCAGCTCCACTCTGCCTGATGACCACAGCAGCTATACAACTCCGGGCTACATGCAGGACTTGGAGGTGGAGCGGGCCCTGACTCCAG CACTGTCGTCCTGTGGTGTCAGCAGCACTCTCCCCGACTGGCACATCCCAGTGGAAGTTGTGCCGGACAGCACCAGTGATCTGTACAACTTCCAGGTGTCACCTATGCCCTCCACCTCTGAAG CTGCAACAGATGAGGATGAGGAAGGGAAATTACCTGAGGACATCATGAAG CTCTTGGAGCAGTCGGAGTGGCAGCCGACAAACGTGGATGGGAAGGGGTACCTACTCAATGAACCTGGAGTCCAGCCCACCTCTGTCTATGGAGACTTTAGTTGCAAGGAGGAGCCAGAAGTTGACAGCCCAGGGG GTGATATTGGGCTGAGTCTACAGCGTGTCTTCACAGATCTGAAGAACATGGATACCACCTGGCTGGACAGCCTGTTTACTCCAGTCCGGTTGCCCTCCATCCAGGCTATCCCCTGTGCACCGTAG